In Halomarina salina, one DNA window encodes the following:
- a CDS encoding tyrosine-type recombinase/integrase — protein MNVEQALRDWLSDASGKTNSHTYGNYQSHGGKFAGYLVNKCDVEAISDATRGDLDNFFGHLLDKENFSPETLPIYLQGIRTWFDHLSDEGICDDITEGYDIYEEYGSRGVTQQTTRKARATKAKGGVVWAHPNEVTQMLEHVPETYEWRNKLVVRLLAETGLRRGELADVSLSDVDHDGRSITVLTLKREDSIARTVYYSARTQELMDYWVNRRRQDMGGADNSEYLFPTHQSGRMADRTVADIVVQSAKNAGIQSVMFRDAMDRPRHRLTPHSLRHGFAVSCVLSGVRDGFDFGSQIDLRTLSTLMGHKSTDTTVRYLKVRDEFFREQAESCAPRF, from the coding sequence ATGAACGTCGAACAGGCACTGAGAGACTGGCTGTCCGACGCCTCGGGGAAGACGAATAGCCACACGTACGGCAACTATCAGAGCCATGGCGGGAAGTTCGCGGGCTACCTGGTCAACAAATGCGACGTCGAAGCCATCTCGGACGCGACACGAGGGGACCTAGACAACTTTTTCGGTCACCTGCTGGACAAAGAGAATTTCTCCCCGGAGACGCTGCCCATCTACCTCCAGGGGATTCGGACTTGGTTTGACCACCTCTCAGACGAAGGCATCTGCGACGACATCACTGAGGGGTACGACATCTACGAAGAGTACGGGTCTCGTGGCGTAACGCAGCAAACAACTCGAAAGGCGCGTGCGACAAAGGCGAAAGGGGGTGTCGTCTGGGCACACCCGAACGAGGTCACCCAGATGCTCGAACACGTGCCAGAGACGTATGAATGGCGTAATAAACTGGTTGTGAGGCTTCTGGCAGAGACTGGCCTTCGGCGGGGGGAGCTCGCCGACGTATCTCTGAGCGACGTCGACCACGATGGACGTTCCATCACAGTCCTGACCCTCAAACGCGAGGACAGTATCGCCCGTACGGTGTACTACTCAGCTCGTACGCAAGAGTTGATGGACTACTGGGTCAACCGCCGTCGACAGGATATGGGTGGCGCTGACAACTCCGAATACCTGTTTCCGACGCATCAGAGTGGTCGAATGGCCGACCGGACAGTCGCGGACATCGTCGTCCAATCAGCTAAGAACGCGGGCATCCAATCTGTGATGTTCAGGGACGCGATGGACCGACCGAGACATCGACTGACCCCACACTCACTGCGTCACGGTTTTGCCGTCTCGTGCGTTCTATCGGGCGTTCGTGACGGGTTCGATTTCGGCAGCCAGATTGACCTTCGCACGCTGTCCACTCTCATGGGTCATAAGTCGACGGACACGACGGTTCGTTACTTGAAAGTCCGTGACGAATTTTTCCGCGAACAGGCTGAGAGCTGCGCTCCAAGGTTCTGA
- a CDS encoding helix-turn-helix domain-containing protein: MNENETADEDEAFEQKMEDRVKDRVDKLHAKLVDEFGEDTSDILDEEEARAYCVGARAHGRKYSPRCTDRRVIIVGNLAGGGIKLMTPKGNDPGNPQMTDFIHSSRVDDMGLWLGKALDAQVEDTFLSDQEERVLYHMDDFSGEYNARQLTAETMDISPHTVDDYRQRAEEKVERAQATIDVAERFGLTDDDD, translated from the coding sequence ATGAACGAGAACGAAACCGCAGACGAGGACGAGGCGTTCGAGCAAAAGATGGAAGACCGCGTGAAAGACCGCGTCGACAAGCTGCACGCGAAACTCGTCGACGAGTTCGGCGAAGACACCAGCGACATCCTCGACGAAGAGGAGGCCAGAGCGTACTGTGTGGGTGCCAGAGCACACGGTCGGAAGTATTCGCCGCGATGCACGGACCGACGCGTCATCATTGTCGGCAATCTTGCTGGCGGCGGAATCAAGCTGATGACGCCAAAAGGGAACGACCCCGGCAACCCCCAAATGACTGACTTCATCCACAGTTCTAGGGTGGATGATATGGGTTTGTGGCTGGGGAAAGCGCTGGACGCCCAGGTGGAAGACACGTTCTTATCGGACCAAGAAGAACGGGTGCTGTACCACATGGATGATTTCTCTGGCGAGTATAACGCACGACAACTGACGGCCGAGACGATGGACATCAGCCCGCACACGGTCGATGATTACCGCCAGAGGGCAGAGGAGAAGGTCGAGCGCGCACAGGCCACAATCGACGTCGCGGAACGGTTCGGACTGACCGACGACGACGACTGA
- a CDS encoding tyrosine-type recombinase/integrase, producing MVIPMQIEPMPTEDGYRCWLSSEEQEQIVDFWSEEPDRKLAIELMLDGFRGEETTRVARQDFRQLDAETEAFKVRIREGKTGYRECPVSSQTRLNAVTMSKTKGLRQGEPIIDVHPRTVRRWVKTAAEALAKETGDDDWRHVRPHDLRRTWATHTFFRLDAHYAADVIMRWGGWSDRGTFESNYLGREPDDLAAEMMDRAGLL from the coding sequence ATGGTGATTCCAATGCAGATTGAACCGATGCCAACAGAGGACGGCTATCGCTGCTGGCTCTCGTCCGAGGAACAGGAACAGATAGTCGATTTTTGGAGCGAAGAGCCAGACCGCAAGCTCGCCATCGAGTTGATGTTGGATGGATTCAGGGGCGAGGAGACCACACGCGTCGCTCGCCAGGACTTCCGCCAGCTCGACGCCGAGACTGAAGCGTTCAAAGTCAGGATTCGAGAAGGGAAGACTGGGTATCGCGAGTGCCCCGTCAGCAGTCAAACCAGATTGAACGCCGTGACGATGAGCAAAACCAAGGGTCTGCGCCAGGGCGAACCCATCATCGACGTCCATCCGCGAACCGTGCGACGATGGGTCAAGACCGCCGCGGAAGCGCTGGCCAAAGAGACCGGGGACGACGACTGGCGACACGTACGGCCGCACGACCTGCGCCGTACCTGGGCCACGCACACGTTCTTCAGACTCGACGCGCACTACGCGGCGGACGTCATCATGCGATGGGGTGGATGGTCTGACAGGGGTACGTTCGAGAGCAACTATCTGGGCCGAGAGCCAGACGACCTCGCGGCCGAGATGATGGACCGCGCGGGACTACTCTGA
- a CDS encoding AlbA family DNA-binding domain-containing protein, translated as MSSDDSFEIEESLKDDLVEFFSEPSKENLPRLLRQDKEYDYLEFKREWPHKSKLAKHILAFSNSGGGIIVVGVDEDDNGTPEPVGVEDSWDEAKFGNKVENFIPDAAREFYALRQYTYSSSIYEDDVAGFTFQVVLIEGADSSGPLVATGSSTHIDEGAIYVRRNSKSENANYDELQSILHRRDENGVEKSTAELHEEMEELKTLYGQISKKKRVIKNNFFIMDMVGFSSTKKNKNYPSQTYDEYVRELIDKKKIKIERRLGVSGLDI; from the coding sequence ATGTCGTCTGACGACTCTTTTGAGATTGAGGAATCTCTGAAAGACGATTTGGTAGAGTTTTTTTCTGAGCCATCAAAAGAGAATCTCCCGAGACTACTCCGCCAAGACAAGGAGTATGATTACTTGGAGTTCAAACGTGAATGGCCGCATAAATCAAAGCTGGCGAAGCATATTCTAGCCTTCTCGAATTCTGGGGGTGGGATAATCGTTGTAGGCGTCGACGAAGATGACAACGGTACACCAGAGCCCGTGGGGGTCGAAGATAGTTGGGACGAAGCGAAATTTGGGAATAAAGTTGAGAATTTCATACCGGACGCAGCACGAGAATTCTATGCGCTCAGGCAATATACATATTCCAGTAGCATATACGAGGATGACGTTGCTGGATTCACCTTCCAAGTCGTACTTATCGAGGGTGCAGACTCCTCCGGCCCACTCGTTGCAACCGGGAGTAGCACGCATATTGATGAGGGGGCGATTTATGTCCGAAGAAACAGCAAGAGTGAGAACGCCAACTACGATGAACTCCAGTCGATACTGCATCGCCGTGACGAAAATGGAGTAGAGAAGTCCACTGCTGAACTTCATGAAGAGATGGAGGAGTTGAAAACGCTCTATGGGCAAATTAGTAAGAAAAAGAGAGTCATTAAGAATAACTTTTTCATCATGGACATGGTTGGTTTTAGCAGCACCAAGAAAAACAAGAACTACCCTAGCCAGACCTATGACGAATATGTCCGCGAGCTCATCGACAAGAAAAAGATTAAGATAGAACGTAGGCTTGGCGTTTCTGGACTTGATATCTAA